A single window of Camelus ferus isolate YT-003-E chromosome 7, BCGSAC_Cfer_1.0, whole genome shotgun sequence DNA harbors:
- the LOC102504942 gene encoding retinitis pigmentosa 9 protein — protein MSSRPGRDDPGARGARRPREPPEQELQRRREQKRRRHDAQQLQELKHLESFYEKPPPGLIKEDETKPEDCIPDVPGNEHAREFLAHAPTKGLWMPLGKEVKVMQCWRCKRYGHRTGDKECPFFIKGNQKLEQFRVAHEDPMYDIIRENKRHEKDIRIQQLRQLLEDSTSDEDESSSSSSECKEKHKKKKKEKHKKKKKEKKKKKKRKHKSSKSNESSDSE, from the exons ATGTCGTCCCGGCCGGGGCGCGACGACCCGGGGGCCCGGGGAGCACGGCGGCCGCGGGAGCCGCCAGAGCAGGAGCTGCAGCGGCGCCGAGAGCAGAAGCGGCGGCGGCACGACGCGCAGCAGCTGCAGGAGCTCAAGCACCTAGAGTCCTT ttaTGAAAAACCTCCTCCTGGGCTTATCAAG gaaGATGAGACTAAGCCAGAAGACTGTATACCAGATGTCCCAGGCAATGAACATGCCAGGGAATTTCTGGCCCATGCACCAACCAAAGGACTTTGGATGCCACTGGGGAAAGAAGTCAAAGTCATGCAGT gttGGCGTTGTAAACGATATGGTCACCGAACAGGTGACAAAGAATGCCCTTTCTTTATCAAAGGCAACCAAAAGTTGGAACAGTTTCGAGTA GCACATGAAGATCCCATGTATGACATCATACGAGAGAATAAAAGACATGAGAAGGATATAAG GATACAACAGTTAAGACAGTTACTAGAGGATTCAACCTCAGATGAAGATGAGAGCAGCTCCAGTTCCTCAGAATGTAAagagaaacacaagaaaaagaagaaagaaaaacataagaaaaagaagaaagaaaagaaaaagaagaaaaaacgaAAGCATAAGTCTTCCAAGTCAAATGAGAGTTCAGACTCGGAATGA